CCGATGCCCGTTCAGGGGTGGCATCTGTTATGGTAAACGGCAATCTTGTAACCGGTACAGAGGGCATGTACAGTTATTTTGTAAACCAGAACAAGGATTACGAGATTGTGGTGACCGACAGAGCCGGCAACGTGACAAACCAAAGGATAACAGTTAACATCTTGGATGTAACTGCACCTACGATAAATGTTACCGGCAATCCGTCAAATTGGACAAACGAGGATGTGGTTTTAACCGTTTCTGCAGTGGATAACGGTGTATGCACCTTGTATTTTGAGGGCAATTTACTGACCCAAAACACCGTAACGATAACAGAAAACGGCACTTATACCGTTCTGGCGGTGGACGAAGCAGGCAACCAGACCTCCGAAACGGTTGTTGTAAGCTTTATGGATAAACAACCGCCCGAATTGCAGGCTGTGGTACAGCAGACCTGGGGAAAAACCAACACCATTACTATAAATGCGACCGACTCAGATTCGCAGGTGAAAGATGTGAAGGTAAACAATGCGTTATTTAACGGTTCGGTATATACCGCAACGGCGAACGGTGATGTAACCGTAACCGTTACCGATTACGCAGGCAACAGCACAGAGCAGGTGGTAACCGTCAGCAAGGTGGATACTGAAAAGCCGACCGTTACTGTGACCGATGTAAACGACACACCTTGTCTCGCATTTACCTTTGAAATAGAGGCTTCCGACAGTCAGTCGGGTGTAAAAACGGTTTATGTAAACGGCAACCCGATTCAGGGCAACACATTTACTGCAACCGCAAACGGCACCTACATCTTTACGGCAGAGGATTATGCGGGAAATCTGTCGGACAGTGTAGAAAAAGTCCTGAACTCTGTTGATTCTACTTTACCCGAGGTAACAGCGGTTTCGGGCAACCCCGAGGCTTGGCTGAAAGGGGAAGCGGAAATTACCGTTTCTTTCAGCGAGCTTTGTGCATCCGTCAAAGTGGATGGAGAGGCGGTTGCAACAAATGCAAGTTCCGCGACCTTCACCGCAGATAGTAACAAAGGTTATGTGGTAACCTTTGCCGATGTGGCAGGCAACGCAAACAGCTACACGGTAAGTGTAACCTATTTAGATAATAACGCACCCGAATTTTCAGTGAATGTGCAGGAAACCTGGGGGAAGACCAACCTGATTTCGGTTTTGGCAACCGATGCGCAATCAGGTGTAAAGGAAATAAAAATCGGCACTACCGTTGCAAACAGCCTGGTCGTTACACAAAACGGCAATGTAACTGTAACGGTAACCGATAATGCAGGCAACACCGCGACCCAAACGGTGGAAGTGACCAAAGTAGACACCACCGTGCCCGTGGCGGAAATTGATGTGCAGGAAGCTTGGGGGCAGACCAACAGCATAACCGTAACCGCAACCGATACCCAATCGGGCGTTGCGTCTGTTACGGTCGGTGGTACCCCTGTTACAAAGGTGGACGACAAATATGTCTATACCGCAAGCGAAAATGGAGAATATGCGGTTGTTGTAACCGACCACGCAGGCAACCTCTATACCGAAACGGTAAATGTTGAAAAAGTGGACACCGTCCTGCCAGAGCTTACCGTGTCGGATGCACCCTCGCAATGGTGCAAAGAACACACCTTTACCATATCTGTGACCGATGCGTTGTCCGGAATTAAAGAGATTATGGTGAACGACACGGTTCTTACCGAAAACAGCTATAAAGTGACCCAAAACGGAGAATATGTGTTCAAGGCGACCGACAATGCAGGCAACAGCGTATCCAAAACTGTTCAGGTTGAGAAAATTGACACAAGTGTGCCCGTATTTGATGGTGAAATTTCGGTAACCGCGCTTGGCGAAACAAGCTTTACGTTGGCATTTCCCATTGCAACCGATGCATCAAGTGTTACCTACGCCGTAAAGGTGAACGGCGAAGCCAAAGCCTATGACGGCAACGGTAGTTTCTCTCTTACAGGACTTAGTGTGAACACGGAATATACCGTAGAACTTACTGCGACCGATGCGGTCGGCAACCACACAACCCTTTCAAAGATTGTTAAAACTGCAGGACTTGGCAAGGTGAAGGTTGTTATAAATCTTTCCGAGCTTGGCACACCCACAGAGACACTTTTGATGAACGCAACCGTAAACGGTGTAACCAAAGTGGTAGACAATAACGGCATTGCACTGTTTGAGGATTTAACCGCAGGGGAGTACATCGTAAAAATTGAAGGTGCAGGCTATCTGGTGCTGGAGAAAAAGGTAACAGCAGAAAACGGCAAAGAAACGGTGCTGACCGTAAAGGCAGGCACGGATTTACAAGCCGGCGACATCAATGGTGACAAAAAAATCGACTTAAAAGACTTTAATATTATTGGTTCGTACTACGGTGAAAACGCTGTAACATCCGTTCAGAAAACCGCCGACTTAAACCGCGACGGCAAGGTGGACGGCAAGGATGTATCCCTTTTCTTAAAAGGTTTCAGAAAATAAAATAAGCTGAGCTTTTGCTCAGCTTATTTTTCTATTTAAGATTAGAAAGTATCTTTTTGCCGGATAACACTCAGCACCAGTCCGATTGCCATAAACGAGGTCAGTATCGACGAACCGCCGTAGCTGAAGAAGGGGAGTGGAATACCGGTAACCGGCATAATGCCGATGGTCATGCCGATGTTTTCAAATGCCTGGAAAATAAACATTGCCGCAACGCCTATGCACACAAGTCCGCCCGAGGAGGATTTAACCAAGTTGGCACTTTTGATGATACGCACAATGATGTATCCTAAAAGGGCAATAACCGCAATGCATCCGATGAAACCCAGTTCTTCGCCTGCCACCGCGAAAATAAAGTCGGTGTGCTTGCCGGGCAGAAAACCAAGCTGAATCTGCGTGCCGTTAAACAGCCCCTTCCCGAAAAATTCGCCTGCACCTACCGCAAGCTTGGATTGCAGTACATTGTAACCGCTACCCATAGGATCTGATTCGGGAGATAAAAATACGCGGATACGGTCTTTCTGGAATTCGTCTAAAACAAACCACCATAAAAGGGGCATGGCTGCCAAAAATGTACCGCCCGCCATCAGGAAATATTTAATGCGTACCCCTGCATAAAACAGCATGACAATGGCGATGAAAATAAATACCATGGCAGTACCGTAGTCGGGCTGCAGTAAAATCAGCGCCAGCGGTACACACAAGTGAAGCGCCAGCAGTAACAGCGTTTTAGGCTCGTTGATATCGTCCTGCACAGCAGAGATATGGCAGGCAAAGGTGATGATAAAGCCGAGCTTTGCAAACTCCGAGGGCTGAATGTTCACAGGTCCCACCGCAATCCAGCCTACCGTACCAACGCTTTCACCGTGACCGATAAAAAGCACCAGTATCAGCATCGCACAGTATACCGCAAAAATAATTTTGTTCAGACAAAGAAGCATCTGGTAGTCCATGTACGCAATCCAAAACATCAGCCCGATGCCTCCTGCAATACCGATACACTGTATGATGATAGCGGATTTCGAAGGGTTGGTCTGTACTGCGCTGATAATCAGAACCAGTCCGTAAAGCGCCGCCAGAATGGTCGCAACCACCAGTTTTATATCCGGTTTTTCTTTTGAAGAATAACGCATGTATGTCCTCCTTAAGCTTTCTACTTCTATTATAATCCAAAAACCGTCGCTTGTAAAGAAAAACTGTTGACTTTTAAAAAAATAAATATTATAATAAATTGTAAGGCTATGTAGTTTTTTAAGGAGGGAAAGGTATGAAAAAACAGCTTACAGCCATTTTTCTGGCACTGGCACTTTGTTTGTCCTGCCTTTCTGTCATGGCAACGCCGCCACTTGTTCCGTATGCGACTCTTTCGGTTTCGGAAAGGGACGCAAGCGGAAATATTACCCTCACTTTAACGGTGGGCGGTGTGGAGTATCAGGGCGTGCAGGCGTCTTTGTACTATAACCCCTCCGAACTGCTTGTTACCGATGAACACTTAAAAAATATCACGGTGGGCGAGCCGATAGGGGACAAAAATTCTTTAAATCTTGTACAGGCAGAGCTTCACGAAGAAAGCAATTGTATTGCAATCACAGCAATTATGAATCTTTCGCTGATGGATGATGAAATTTACACCCTTTCAAGCATGTCGAAGCAGATGAATGTTTTTTCTTTAACAGTACCTGCCACAACCGACAAGCCCGACGTAGGCTTTGCCTTAAAGGAAAGTCCGTATTATGATAAAGGTAATCCCGAGGGCTTGGTTATCTCCTGCAACGGGAAATCGAAGGATGCACAAACAGAAGTTTTGTATGCCGACGGCACAATCGGGCAGACGGGCGAGTTGAAACAGCCCGAGCCAAAGAAATCGCTCGAACAACTGCGTGCCGAGCGCATTTCGGATACTGTTATTCTGCAGTATGATAATTATGCGGCGGTGCAGAACGGTGCACTTTGCTATATAGACGAAAGCAACAAGTCGGTTATGCCTTTTGCGCAAAACGGAGAAATATATGTGCCCTATCGCTTTGTGGCGGAAGGCTTCGGCTATACAGTAGGCTGGGAGGACGAAAGTCAGACCCCGTTATTGCTTAAAAACGGCGAAACGCAAAAGGTGGAAATGCTCGCCTTAAAAGAGGGCAGAAGCTTTATTTCGGTTACTACCGCCGAGAATCTTTTGGAATTACACGCAACCGCGGTGGGGAATTGCCTGATATTTACAAAAGCAGACAACCCCTGGAATGCCGAAGGCGCCATCGAACAGGGCATTTTGTCGGATGCAATGCTGATTATGTCTCCCGCAATACGGGATATGAAATAGGAGGAAGTTATGAAAAAACGGCTTATTTGTGCAGGACTGTCTGTGCTTCTGGTCTTAAGTGGCATATCTGCATTTGCGGCAGATACAGTTACAACAGAATATACAAAAACCGAAAACGGATACCACCACTTTACCACAAGCGGCAAGCTTGATAATGCCAACACCGCATTTGTGACGGTGGTTGTGACCGACCGCGATAACATTACCATCGACAGCATCCAGTATGTGGATCAGGGACTTACCGACGGAAACGGAAATTTTGCTTTTACAAACTATATCCCTAAGCAAAACCCTGTAATCGGACAGGAATATACCGTACGCGTTGGCGTGTGGGGCAGAAAAACGCCCATCACCTGCGATCCCTTAAAATTACCGGCTGATGCACCTGCGTATTCTCTGTCGGGGCAGTTCAATTTTGAGGGCAGCCGTACCTTAGGCACGGTAGAGCTTTATAAAGACGGCGTTTTGCTGGATTCTATGGAACGTGCGGCAGGTGCGTATGATTTTTCCATGTTAGAGCCGGGCACCTACACCGTAAAATTTACCAAGCAATCCCACTTGCCCGAAGTCCGCGAAGCGGAAATCACAACCGCGCATGCAACCGATGTGGATGCAAACCTTGTGGCGGGGGATGTAAATGCCGATGCAATTATTAATCTTTCGGACTTTGGTGAGGTTACAGCGTTGCTCGGACAGGAGGCAGGCTCTGCACAACAGAAAAAAGCGGACTTTTTAGAGAACGGAAGAATCGACGTCAACGAGTTGACTAAGCTGATTCAGAATTACGGTGAAGACCGCAGAAGTGAGTAAGTATGAAAAATTTTTTAAGAAAAATATATGATTATTTCCTGGGTATACACATAAGCTTCGGGCTGGCGATGGCAATCTGGCTTTTGCTGACACTGCTGCCCGCAAATGTACCGCTCATGAACATGAAAAACGTATTGTTTTTGTTTCTGTCGGTGATTGTGCCCTGGATTACAAATTTTGTTTTTGATTACAGCTCTTCCCTTTATATGAAAGGGATTCTGCATGGCGGGCTGTGGTTTATGACGGAAATTATTATCTTCAATTTTCTGTACGGCGTGGCGCTGGAAGCAAATGTGCTGATTGTTTTACTGGTAGCGGCTGCTATTTTGTACGGTGTCGGACTGTTTGTATTCAGCCGTATTTCGGGAAAGCTCAATATCCCGGTGCGGTGCGTGTCGCAGTTTCACATGAAGGTTGTAGGAAAAATTACGAAGGACTGAAAAAGGCACAGAAATAAATAAACACTTCTTTGCATACCATGTTACAAAGGAGTGTTTTTATGTTTGTGTATACGTTCAAAATAAAATGGTGGCGGTTATTAAGCTTTGTACTGCTGGCGGTGATTGTGGCAATGGGCATTTACTATATGACCCGAAGCCAAACGACCGAATTTGTACCGGCACTGCCCCAAAAAGAACAGGAGGGACAAGTATGGCAGGTATGAGACTGGATAAAATACTGGCAAAAAGCGGATTCGGAAGCCGGAAGGATGTCAAAAAGCTTGTATCGGAGCGCAGAGTGACGGTAAACGGCGTGGTTGCAACCGACAGTGGCATGAAAGCGGAGGAAACCGAGGTTTTAGTAGATGGCAATCCCGTTTGTTATAAAGAGTTTATCTACCTTTTGATGAATAAACCGCAGGGCGTTGTGTCCTCTACCGAAAAGGGACCGTCGCAGACGGTGATTGACCTGCTTTCGGAAGAACACAAAAAATTTGAGCCGTTTCCCGTAGGTCGGCTGGACAAGGATACCGAAGGGCTGCTGCTTATTACCAACGACGGTCAGCTTGCCCATGAACTGCTTGCGCCCAAAAAGCATGTGGACAAGACTTATTATGCAAAAATTGCGGGAAAAGTAACCGAAACGGACGTAAAAGCCTTTGCAGAGGGCTTGGATATCGGCGAAAAAAAGAACACCTTGCCCGCAAAGCTTGAAATTTTAAAAAGTGACAGCATTTCCGAAATTCACGTTACCCTGCATGAGGGAAAATTTCATCAGGTCAAGCGCATGTTTGAGGCGGTGGGCAAAAAAGTGGTATTTTTAAAACGCATCCGCATGGGAGATATGGAGCTTCCGATGGACTTAGAAGCGGGTCAGTATCGGGAGGTCGACAGGGATTTTGTACAAAATGCACAAAAAAATAAAATAACTTTGTAGAAAAAAGGGTTTGTTTTTTTGGAGCAAAAGTGCTATAATGATAATAGAAAAAATTTATTTTGAAAGGAATGACTGACAATGGCAAGCTTAACTCTCAAAAATATTTACAAAACATATGAAAACGGCTTTAATGCTGTTAAGGATTTCAACCTGGAAATCGAAGACAAGGAATTTATTATCCTGGTAGGTCCTTCCGGTTGCGGTAAATCCACCACTTTACGTATGATTGCAGGTCTGGAAGATATCAGTGCCGGCGAATTCTATATCGATGACGTAATGGTAAACGATGTAGAACCCAAAGACCGTGATATCGCAATGGTATTCCAGAACTATGCACTTTATCCGCACATGACCGTGTTTGAAAACATGGCATTCGGCTTAAAGCTCAGAAAAGTTAAGAAAGAAATCATTAAAGAAAAGGTAGAAGAAGCAGCAAGAATTCTTGACATTGCACATCTTCTCGACAGAAAGCCCGCTGCACTTTCCGGTGGTCAGCGTCAGCGTGTAGCCCTCGGTCGTGCAATCGTTCGTGAACCGAAAGTATTCCTCATGGACGAACCGCTCTCCAACCTGGATGCTAAACTTCGTGTTCAGATGAGAACCGAAATCACCAAGCTCCATCAGAGACTGGATACAACCTTTATCTATGTAACACATGACCAGACCGAAGCTATGACCATGGGTACCAGAATCGTAGTTATGAAGGACGGTATCATCCAGCAGGTTGATACACCGCAAACCCTTTACGATACACCGGATAACATGTTCGTTGCAGGCTTCATGGGTTCTCCCCAGATGAACTTCATCGATGTTAAAGTTGAAAAGAACGGTGACCAGTATACCTTAACCTTTGGCGATCAGAAAATTATTCTTCCCGAAGGCAAGGCAAAGGCTCTGGCTGAATCCGGCTTTGACGGCACAGAAGCAATTATGGGTATCCGTCCCGAACACATCCGTGACGAAGAAGCAGTTCTTGCAAGCAATCCCGACAGTATCGTTTCCGCTGATGTAGAAGTTACCGAATTGATGGGTGCTGAAACTTATCTCTATCTCAAGATTGAAGGTAAGAACTTCACCGCTCGTGTAAATCCGAGAACCACTGCAAAACCGGGCGACACCATTAAGGTTGCTTTTGATGCAAACAAGATTCACCTGTTCAACAAAGACACTGAATTGACCATCATCAACTAATAAAAAAGTAAAGCGGGGCGAAAACGCCCCGCTTTTTTGTGAGAGAGACTATGGAAAAAGACGAAAAAATACTGGTGGCATCCGTGCTGGATAAGGCAAAGCGTGCCGCGCAAAAAAACATCCCCGTCTGTACCGCTTTTCTGGATTTACATCAGCAGGAGTTGGTGCGACAGGAGCGGAAGCAGTTTGAGGGCACGACCTTTTTACTGTGGGGCGGTTACCCGGATGCAGAACGGAAAATAGCGGTGTTTTTGCCTGATTATCTGGATGCTCCGCCCGAGGATGTGCTGTCTGCGGTGCGGGTGGATGTGAAAAACACCGTAAGGTTGACGCACAGAGATTATCTTGGCTCGGTATTGGGTACCGGCTTAAAGCGCGAGCAAATCGGTGACATTCTGCCGGACGAAGCAGGTGCCTATGTACTGGTTAAATCGGATATCGCGGATTTCTTAACCCAAAACCTATTGAAGGTGGCAAGAGAGAATGTGTCCTGTGAAACCTTGCGCTTATCTGAAGTGGCGTTCGCCGTGCCGGAGCCCAAATCCGAAATGACTGTTTCTGCAAACTCTTTACGCCTCGATAAAATCACCGCCGAAGCCTTTAAGGTTTCACGCACCGATGCGTCAGCCGCCATTCTGGCGGGCAAAGTGTTTGTCAACCAGAAGGAAGTGTTAAAGCCCGACCATCAGCTGTCCGAGGGAGATAAAATTACCTTCCGCGGCAAGGGCAAAGCAGAGCTTTCAACCCTTTTGGGCTTGAGTAAAAAAGGAAAGCAAAGATTGTTATTAAAAATCTATTAAAAATGAGGATGCCTTGCATCCTCATTTTTATTAGTATTTATTGTTATTGTCTTTCTTCTGCTGATTGCTCTGGGGTGCGTTGTTTTGCTTCTGCTGATTGTTTTGCTTGTTTTGCTGCTTCTGCTGATTGTTTTTCTGATTCTTTTCGTTCATAATAAAAAGCCTCCCAAAATGTGATTTACCGTATTGGCATCTCTATTTTGTGCAGGCTTTTTGTTTTTATGCATTTTTTAAATATTATCAATTTTAATATGTACGTTATACCGGTTGTCATAGCTTAAAACGGCATTGCGCAAATGCTCCGCCAAAGCTTTCTGATGTTCCGGCTTGTAATCGCAGGGTACAACCAAATCGAACAGCAGATTCCGGCTGTTTTCTCCTAAAGTTACACGCAGGTCGTGGAAGGAGAGGGAAGAATCCAGTTTTTTTACTTCTTCTGCCACAAAGTTGCGGAGAGCATTCACCGTTTCATCATCATAAGAAATGGGATCCATATGAATCACAATGTGAATGCCCATCTGTGTTAAAATCAGGTTTTCCAGGTCATCAATGGTTTCGTGAATGGCAACCACATCAATGTTGTCGGGTACTTCTGCATGTACCGAAGCCATAATTCTGCCCGGACCGTAGTCGTGAATGATTAAATCATGCATGCCTGTGATGCCTTCTGCATTTAAGATGTAGCCGGCAATCTGATTAACCGTTTCCTCCGAAGCGGGCTTGCCCAGCAAAATGCCAATGGTGTCCTTTGCCAGTCCGTAACCGCCGTACATAATAAACAGCGACACTAAAATGCCCATAATACCGTCTATAGGAAGAGCGGTAAACCCTGCACAAAGGGCAGAGAGAATGGTGGCAAGGGTCGCGATGCAGTCGTTCAAGCTGTCCTTTGCGGTGGCAAGCAGAACGGTTGAGTTGATTTTTTTGCCGATATAGCGGTTATACAAAAACATCCAGCCCTTTACGGCAATGGCAAAAAGCAAAAGCGCAGCCTGAACCGGATTTAAAGATACCGGGGATGGGGTTAAAATTTTCTGACCGGAGGATTTTAAAAGTTCAAAACCGACTAATATAATTAAAAAGGAAACAATGAGCGAAGAAACGTACTCGATTCTACCATGACCGAAGGGATGTTCTTTATCGGGCAGACGGTTGCTCATTTTCGCGCCTACAATGGAAACGGCGGATGAACCGCAGTCGGACAGATTGTTAAAGGCGTCTGCCAAAATCGCCATACTTCCGCTGATAAAACCGATTATAAGCTTTGTGGCAAACAGCAAAAGGTTGCACAAAATGCCCACAATACCCGAAAGCACACTGTATTGCTCCCGCACCTTTTTATTTTGTATCTGCTCGTAGTCTTTTATAAACAAACGAATTAAAAACTGCATGAAATAAATCCTTTCTTTTTGTAGTTCTTATATTTTACCATTTATTTTATGAAAAAGCAAGGGGATATATGTGCGTAAAGCGTTATTATATAGGAAGAAACTGCTTTTTTCTAAAAAAACAAAAAATTTTTTAAAAAAGACTTGATTTTTGAAAAAAACTGTGATATACTATTGCCAAGACTGGGAATAGGTCTTTTTTTCTTGCGCTTTTTTAGAAAAACCTATTGACAAGGCAAAAAACTTGCGATATAATATAAGGTACTCGAATTGCGTAGGATATGAATAATTTGGAGGTATAAGATTATGCGTACAAAAATTACATTGGCTTGCACAGAATGCAAACAGAGAAACTATGACACCATGAAGAACAAGAAGAACACACCCGACAGACTGGAAATCAGCAAATATTGCCGTTTCTGCAAAAAGCATACGGCACACAAAGAAACAAAATAATTGTTTTTGGGAAAGGTAGGAAGGCGTAATGGCTGAAAATAAAACTAAGAAACTTAAGGTTAAAGATTTCTTTAAAGGCGTAAAGAGCGAATTTAAGAAAATCGTTTGGCCGTCTTTCCACACAGTTGTAAATAACACCGGCGTTGTAATCGCTGTATCTGTTATTATCGGCGTTGTTGTATTTTTACTGGACCTGGGCTTCGGTGCAGGTGTAAGAGCACTTTTGGGCTAATTAAAATTCTCAAATCTGTTTTTTAACCAAAAAGGACAAGGAGGAGAAATATGGCTCAGGAGGCAAAATGGTATGTTGTGCACACCTATTCCGGCTACGAGAATAAGGTAAAGGCAAACTTGGAAAAAACCATAGAAAACAATAACTTGCATCATATGTTTTTCGATATCCGTGTTCCCATGGAAGAAGTTGTTGAGATTAAGGATAACAACGAAAAGAAATCCAGCATGCGAAAGCTTTTGCCCAGCTATGTGTTTATCCGTATGATTATGACGGATTTCAGTTGGTACATTGTCCGCAACACCCGCGGTGTAACAGGCTTCGTAGGTCCGGGATCCAAACCCGTACCGCTGACCGATGCCGAAATCGACCGTCTGGAGCTGGAAGAAAAGACCATCAATCTCAACTACGCAGTGGGCGACAACGTAAAGCTTGTTTGCGAATCCTTTGAGGACAGCGTAGGTATCGTTGAAGAAATTGATCTGGAAAGAGAAAAGGTTCGTGTATCCGTATTTATCATGGGTCGCGAAACACCGGTTGAACTGAACTTAAATCAGGTTGAACCGCTTGACTAAACGTAGTATATACTGCCCGTTTGGGTTCTGTATATAAATTAGTGGGAGGGCAAAAACCCGCTAAATACCACATTTGAAGGAGGTGCTTGGTAACCATGGCACAGAAAGTAACAGGTTACATTAAACTGCAAATTCCCGCAGGTAAAGCAACACCGGCTCCCCCGGTAGGTCCTGCATTGGGTGCGCAGGGCGTAAACATCGTTCAATTCACAAAAGAATTCAACGAAAGAACAGCAAAGGATATGGGTCTGATTATCCCGGTAGTTATCACCGTATATGCAGACAAATCCTTCAGCTTCGTAACAAAAACACCGCCGGCAGCAGTTCTTTTAAAGAAAGCTTGCAAAATCGAAAGCGGTTCCGGTGTTCCGAACAAAACAAAGGTTGCAACTGTTTCTAAGGAAGCATTAAAAGAAATCGCAACCACTAAGATGCCTGACCTTAACGCTGCATCTGTTGAAGCTGCTATGAGCATGATCGCAGGTACTGCAAGAAGCATGGGTATCACCGTAGAAGAATAATAGTTTTGGAAAATGTGGGAGGCTTTTAAGATAAGCCGTGGAACCACTAAGGAGGATTAGAATCGTGAAAAGAGGTAAGAAATATTTAGAAGGCGCTAAACTCATCGACCGTACCACTTTATATGATGCGGCAGATGCTTTAGATTTAGTTTGCCAGGCTGCAAAGGCTAAATTCGACGAAACCGTTGAATGTCATATCCGTTTGGGTGTTGACTCCAGACATGCTGACCAGCAGGTTAGAGGTGCTGTAGTACTTCCCCACGGTACAGGTAAAGTTGCAAGAGTTTTGGTATTCGCTAAGGGCGATAAGATTGACGCTGCACAGGCTGCAGGCGCTGATTTCGTAGGCGGCGAAGAACTCGTTGCAAAAATCCAGGGCGAAAACTGGTTTGATTATGATGTAGTTGTTGCAACCCCCGACATGATGGGCGTTGTAGGTCGTTTGGGTAAGGTTTTAGGTCCTAAGGGCTTGATGCCGTCTCCGAAGGCTGGCACCGTAACCATGGACGTTGCAAAAGCAGTATCCGAAATCAAATCCGGTAAGATTGAATATAAGTTGGACAAAACCAACATCATTCACTGCCCCATCGGTAAAGTTTCCTTTGGTAAGGAAAAGCTGGAAGAAAACTTCATGACCTTGGCTAAGGCTGTTGTAAAAGCAAAGCCGGCTGCTGCAAAAGGTACCTACATGAAGAGCGTTGTAGTAACTTCTACAATGGGTCCTTCCGCAAGAGTAAATACCGCAAAATTAACAGACTAATTTTAGGGTTGACAAACCGTAAAATATCTGTTATAATATCCCTGTTGCAAGAAATTGCAATATCCGCAGACAGCAGGTGCCGTAAGGCGTAAAGAGAAAATGCCTGCCGAGGAAATACCCTTTTGTATGGAGAGAAAAATTTTCTTTATGCAAGCTTAAAGGTTTTCCGGTGCGGACGGAAAACCTTTTTTAGTCTACTAAATGTGAGGTGAAAAGAATGCCCAGCGAAAAAGTTTTAAAACAAAAGCAAGATATCGTTGCAGCTTTAGCTGAAAAAATGCAAGGCGCTGCAGCCGGTGTATTCGTTTCCTACAGCGGACTTACCGTTGAAAAGGATACCGAGCTTCGTAACAACTTGCGTGCAGCAGGCGTTGAGTACAGCGTTGTGAAAAACACCCTGACCCGTCGTGCAGCACAGTCTATCGGTTACACCGAATTCGACGAAATCTTGAACGGCACAACCGCACTTGCAATTCACACAAGTGACGTTGTTGCTCCCGCAAAGGTTATTGCCGACTTCATCAACAAGTACAAGGATGAATCGGGATTGACCATCAAAGCCGGCTTTATGGACGGCAAAGCATGCGGCGTTGACGAAGTACAGGCTTTGGCAAAAATTCCGTCCAAAGATACCTTGTATGCAATGCTCGCAGGTGGCTTAAATGCTACCATTGCAGGTCTGGCACGTGCAATCCAGGCTGTTGCAGATCAGAAAGAATCTGCGTAATTTAAATTTAAAAACAATTTTTCAAATTTAGGAGGAAAAGAAAATGAGTGAAAAGATCACTGCTATGATT
This genomic stretch from Clostridia bacterium harbors:
- a CDS encoding rRNA pseudouridine synthase — its product is MRLDKILAKSGFGSRKDVKKLVSERRVTVNGVVATDSGMKAEETEVLVDGNPVCYKEFIYLLMNKPQGVVSSTEKGPSQTVIDLLSEEHKKFEPFPVGRLDKDTEGLLLITNDGQLAHELLAPKKHVDKTYYAKIAGKVTETDVKAFAEGLDIGEKKNTLPAKLEILKSDSISEIHVTLHEGKFHQVKRMFEAVGKKVVFLKRIRMGDMELPMDLEAGQYREVDRDFVQNAQKNKITL
- the ugpC gene encoding sn-glycerol-3-phosphate ABC transporter ATP-binding protein UgpC; the protein is MASLTLKNIYKTYENGFNAVKDFNLEIEDKEFIILVGPSGCGKSTTLRMIAGLEDISAGEFYIDDVMVNDVEPKDRDIAMVFQNYALYPHMTVFENMAFGLKLRKVKKEIIKEKVEEAARILDIAHLLDRKPAALSGGQRQRVALGRAIVREPKVFLMDEPLSNLDAKLRVQMRTEITKLHQRLDTTFIYVTHDQTEAMTMGTRIVVMKDGIIQQVDTPQTLYDTPDNMFVAGFMGSPQMNFIDVKVEKNGDQYTLTFGDQKIILPEGKAKALAESGFDGTEAIMGIRPEHIRDEEAVLASNPDSIVSADVEVTELMGAETYLYLKIEGKNFTARVNPRTTAKPGDTIKVAFDANKIHLFNKDTELTIIN
- a CDS encoding RNA-binding protein — translated: MEKDEKILVASVLDKAKRAAQKNIPVCTAFLDLHQQELVRQERKQFEGTTFLLWGGYPDAERKIAVFLPDYLDAPPEDVLSAVRVDVKNTVRLTHRDYLGSVLGTGLKREQIGDILPDEAGAYVLVKSDIADFLTQNLLKVARENVSCETLRLSEVAFAVPEPKSEMTVSANSLRLDKITAEAFKVSRTDASAAILAGKVFVNQKEVLKPDHQLSEGDKITFRGKGKAELSTLLGLSKKGKQRLLLKIY
- a CDS encoding cation transporter, with amino-acid sequence MQFLIRLFIKDYEQIQNKKVREQYSVLSGIVGILCNLLLFATKLIIGFISGSMAILADAFNNLSDCGSSAVSIVGAKMSNRLPDKEHPFGHGRIEYVSSLIVSFLIILVGFELLKSSGQKILTPSPVSLNPVQAALLLFAIAVKGWMFLYNRYIGKKINSTVLLATAKDSLNDCIATLATILSALCAGFTALPIDGIMGILVSLFIMYGGYGLAKDTIGILLGKPASEETVNQIAGYILNAEGITGMHDLIIHDYGPGRIMASVHAEVPDNIDVVAIHETIDDLENLILTQMGIHIVIHMDPISYDDETVNALRNFVAEEVKKLDSSLSFHDLRVTLGENSRNLLFDLVVPCDYKPEHQKALAEHLRNAVLSYDNRYNVHIKIDNI
- the rpmG gene encoding 50S ribosomal protein L33, giving the protein MRTKITLACTECKQRNYDTMKNKKNTPDRLEISKYCRFCKKHTAHKETK
- the secE gene encoding preprotein translocase subunit SecE, with the protein product MAENKTKKLKVKDFFKGVKSEFKKIVWPSFHTVVNNTGVVIAVSVIIGVVVFLLDLGFGAGVRALLG
- the nusG gene encoding transcription termination/antitermination factor NusG translates to MAQEAKWYVVHTYSGYENKVKANLEKTIENNNLHHMFFDIRVPMEEVVEIKDNNEKKSSMRKLLPSYVFIRMIMTDFSWYIVRNTRGVTGFVGPGSKPVPLTDAEIDRLELEEKTINLNYAVGDNVKLVCESFEDSVGIVEEIDLEREKVRVSVFIMGRETPVELNLNQVEPLD
- the rplK gene encoding 50S ribosomal protein L11; this translates as MAQKVTGYIKLQIPAGKATPAPPVGPALGAQGVNIVQFTKEFNERTAKDMGLIIPVVITVYADKSFSFVTKTPPAAVLLKKACKIESGSGVPNKTKVATVSKEALKEIATTKMPDLNAASVEAAMSMIAGTARSMGITVEE